A genome region from Fusobacterium perfoetens includes the following:
- the lysA gene encoding diaminopimelate decarboxylase, whose protein sequence is MRYFGTMKNVDGILEVGGVSVEKLAKEYKTPLYVMDQQLIEDNMKKYIDNFKSDKFDTEIVYASKAFLSKAMCQLANKYGLSIDAVSAGELYSIKVSNFPMNRVHMHGNNKSIEELEMCLDWGIGVVILDNKDEIDKLGRLAEEKNKTIKVMLRVNIGIDAHTHEYIRTSKHSSKFGESIFDENIYSIIEKILSYKNLEFLGFHCHIGSQIFDTKAFHEGIETMLNFTKEVSEKFDIYIPEMNLGGGFGVYYVDGDTEVDIEKFMQSMISHIEKTLEKENMKLDRVSIEPGRSIVGNAGGTLYTVGGTKETYGGVKYVFIDGGMTDNIRPALYQAQYEAVVANKLDETPSETVTIAGKCCESGDLIGKNMSLAKAHEGDLIFVPTTGAYGYSMSSNYNKALRPAVVFVKDGKSCLSIKRETYEDLVSKDIFLDI, encoded by the coding sequence ATGAGATATTTTGGGACAATGAAAAATGTTGATGGAATACTTGAAGTGGGAGGAGTTTCAGTAGAAAAATTAGCTAAAGAGTACAAAACTCCATTATACGTTATGGATCAACAACTTATAGAAGATAATATGAAAAAATATATAGATAATTTTAAATCTGATAAATTTGATACAGAGATTGTATATGCCTCAAAAGCATTTTTATCAAAAGCTATGTGCCAACTAGCCAATAAATATGGTCTAAGTATAGATGCTGTATCAGCAGGAGAGCTATATTCTATAAAAGTATCAAACTTTCCTATGAATAGAGTTCATATGCACGGAAACAATAAAAGTATAGAAGAACTTGAAATGTGTCTTGACTGGGGAATTGGGGTAGTTATCCTTGATAACAAAGATGAGATTGATAAACTTGGAAGATTAGCGGAAGAAAAAAATAAAACTATAAAAGTTATGCTTAGAGTAAATATAGGGATTGATGCCCACACTCACGAATATATCAGAACATCAAAACATAGTTCAAAATTTGGAGAATCAATCTTTGATGAAAATATCTATAGTATAATCGAAAAAATACTTTCATATAAAAATTTAGAATTTTTAGGATTCCACTGTCATATTGGGTCACAAATATTTGATACAAAAGCATTCCACGAAGGAATAGAAACAATGCTTAACTTTACAAAGGAAGTATCAGAAAAATTTGATATATATATTCCAGAGATGAACCTTGGTGGAGGATTTGGTGTTTATTATGTTGATGGAGATACAGAAGTAGACATTGAAAAATTTATGCAATCTATGATATCACACATAGAAAAAACTTTAGAAAAAGAAAATATGAAATTGGATAGAGTTTCAATCGAGCCAGGAAGAAGTATTGTAGGAAATGCTGGAGGAACTTTATACACAGTAGGTGGCACAAAAGAAACTTACGGTGGAGTAAAATATGTTTTCATTGACGGAGGAATGACAGATAATATAAGACCAGCTCTTTATCAAGCTCAGTATGAGGCTGTGGTGGCTAATAAACTTGATGAAACACCAAGTGAGACAGTTACTATTGCTGGAAAATGTTGTGAATCTGGTGATCTTATAGGAAAAAATATGAGCCTTGCTAAAGCCCACGAAGGAGATCTTATTTTTGTTCCTACAACAGGAGCTTATGGATATTCTATGTCAAGCAATTATAACAAAGCTTTAAGACCTGCAGTTGTATTTGTAAAAGACGGAAAAAGTTGTCTTTCAATAAAAAGAGAGACTTATGAAGATTTGGTATCAAAGGATATTTTCTTAGATATATAA